The sequence CGCTGGGGCGACGGCCGTATCGTCCGGGTCGGCAGCGCGCTGGCGGCCGTCGGGCTGGCGCTCGCGCTGCTCAGCGGGGGAGCGGTGCCGGCGCTGCTCGGCTTCGCCTGCGTCGGCCTGGGCATCGCCTCGGTCACGCCGTGCGTCTACGTGGCCGCCGCGAAGAACGGTTCCGACGCGCTCACCGTCGTGGCCACCATGGGGACGACCGGTCTGCTCGCCGGGCCGCCGGTGGTCGGGTTCATCGCGAACGCGAGTGGGCTGGTGTGGGCGCTCGGGGCGGTGGCCGCCGCCGCGATGCTCGTCTCCCTGTGCGGCACCCGGATTCGGTGGACCCCGGTCGAGCCGGAAGCCGCTGTCGCCGCGGAGGTGAGCGTGACCGCCGGGTCCGTGTGAACGGTGGTCGTGCGTGGCCGGTGGTCGTGCGTGAACGGTGGACGTGCGTGGCCGCCGGGTTCGTACGACCACCGGACGCGTGTGACCCGGCGGGTTCGCGTGACCGTAGCCGGGATCGCGGCTACGGTCAGGTGGCGTTCGGGCGGAGCACCGACCCGGCGCGCTTGACCGTACGGATCAGCGGAGCGGCCTCGATCGCGCGGATGCCCGGCAGCCGGCCGAGGGTGCCGCTGAGGTAGTCGTACAGGTGGCGTTCGTTGCGGCAGACGACGTTGGCCACCAGGTTGCTGCTGCCGGTGACCGCGGCGACGAACGGCGCCTCGGGGTGGCGGGCGACGGCCCGCGCGGTCTCGTCGAGCCGGTCGGGCCGGGCCGAGATCCACAGCAGCGAGTTGCTGGTCATGCCGAGGGCGTGCTCGTCGAGGTCGAGGTCGAAGTAGAGCACCCCGGAGTCGCACAGGCCGCTGATGCGGCGGCGTACCGACGACTCGTGCCAGCCGGTGGCCGCGGCCAGTTGGGCGGTGCTGGTCCGCCCGTCGTGCGCGAGATGGGACAGCAGTTCCTCGTCGTCGGCGTCGAGGGCCAGTACGGTGTCGTCCTGCTCGCGCGCGATCGGCGGGGGCAGCCGGTCGAGTTGGGCGTCGGTCAGGGCCGAGGTGAACACCGGCCAGGTGGGCGAGGAGAAGGTGCGCAGCAGCGAGTGGGCCGAGATGTGCACCACCCGGCGGCTGTTGGGGATGCCTTCGAGGAAGAGCGCGTCGCGCTGCTCGGCGGTGCGCGCCTGGACCACGCAGACCACCTCGGTGCCGCCCGAGGCCAGTTGCACCCACCGGGTGTCCACCCGCCGGGTCAGCGCGGCGGCGATCGCCCCCGTCGAGCCCGGGGTGCACCGCAGCCGGACGAGCCAGTCGGTCCAGCCGACCCGCTCGCCGTTCACCCGGCCCAGGACGCGCAGGCCGGCCGACTCGCGCAGCCGGCGGTAGCGGCGTGCCGCGGTCTGGTCCGAGACCCCGACCAGCTCGGCCAGCGTCCGGAACGCGATCCGCGGCTCCACCACCAGCGCGTGCAGGATCTGCCGGTCCACGGTGTCCAGCGTGGCGATTTCCACGGAACTGAGCCTACCGCTGTCGAGATCCGTCACGAACGGCCGGTTTCCTGGTCGGCGCGAACACGTCGGCCGAGCATGTCCTCACCCGGCCGGAAGCCGCTTTCCCCGCGGTGCGCCGCCGATGAGAGGACATGTGATGGACAGGAAATGGTGGACGTTGCTGGCCGTGTGCGCCGGCTCGTTCATGCTGCTGCTCGACGTGACGATCGTGGTCGTCGCGCTGCCCGAGATCCAGGGCTCGCTCGGCGCCGGCTTCGCCGAGGTCCAGTGGGTGGTGGACGCTTACGCGCTCACCCTGGCCGCCCTGCTGCTCACCACCGGCTCGCTCGCCGATCGCTACGGGCGCCGCCGGCTCTTCGCGTTCGGGCTGGGCGTCTTCACCGTCGGCTCGGTGCTGTGCGGCCTGGCCCAGTCGCCGCTGATGCTCATCGTCTCCCGCTGCGGCCAGGGCGTCGGCGGGGCGATGATGTACTCCACCTCGCTGGCGCTGCTGGCGCACGGCTTTCCGCGCTCGGAGCGGGCCGTGGCCTTCAGCGTGTGGGGCGCGGTCACCGGCGCCGCCGTCGCGCTGGGCCCGATCCTGGGCGGCGCCCTCACCAACGGCCTGAGCTGGCGGTGGATCTTCCTGGTGAACATCCCGGTCGGCGCGCTCGCCCTGGTCGTCACGCTGGGCAAGGTCGAGGAGTCGCGGGCGCCGCGGGTGGCCCGGCCGGACTGGACCGGGTTCGGCCTGCTCACCGGCGGCCTGGTCGGTCTCGTCTACGGGCTGATCCGGGCCAGCGAGAACTCCTGGGGCGACACCGCGGTCGTCGCCTGCCTCACGGCCGGCGCGGTGCTGCTGGTCGCCTTCGTGATCGTGGAGAGCCGTGTCGCGCACCCGATGTTCGACCTGTCGCTGTTCCGGACGCCGACGTTCGTCGGCGGTTCGATCGCCGCCTTCACCATGAACGCCTCGCTGTTCGCGATGTTCCTGTACCTGGTGATCTACCTCCAGGACGTGCTCGGCTACAGCTCGCTCGGCGCGGGCCTGCGGCTGCTGATCATCACCGGAGCGCTGCTGGTCGCGGCCGCGGTCGCCGGGCGGCTCAGCGAACGCGTCCCGATCCGGCTGCTGATCGGACCCGGTCTCGCGCTGGTCGGCATCGGCCTGTTCCTCATGGCGGGCCTGCACGGCGACAGTTCCTGGACCCACCTCGTCCCCGGCTTCGTCGTCGCCGGTGTGGGCGCCGGGCTCGTCAACCCGCCGCTGGCGGCGACCGCCATCGGCGTGGTCACCCCCGACCGCTCCGGCACCGCCTCCGGGGTGAACTCGACCTTCCGGCAGGTCGGCATCGCCACCAGCGTCGCCGTGCTCGCCTCCGTACTGTCCTCGTCGCTGCACCGCAACCTCGACCACCGGCTCGCCGGGGTGCCCGGCCTGCGCGGGCACGGCGGGCAGATCGCCGCCAGCGTGCGGCAGGGCGACACCGGCAAGGTGATCGCGGGGGCCCGTCCCCAGCAACGCGGAGTGCTGGCCGCCGCGATCCGGGACGGCTTCGCCGCCGGCCTCGACGACCTGCTGGTCATCACCGGGGTCGTGGCGTGCGTCGGCGCGGTCTGCGCGCTCGTGCTGATCAGGAGCAGGGACATCATCACCTCCGAGACGGGCGAGCAGCCGGAACGCCCGCCGGCCGCGAACAGCCTTCGGACGGTGGCGCGTTGAGCCGCCTCGCCGATTCCCCACCGTCGTCCGCGGGAGGAGAGCCCATGAGGTGGGCGGCAGCCGTCGACCCGCACGCCGGCGGGACCGGGGCCGCGGCCGCCTGACCGCACCCCACCGCGCCCCGCCCGATCGCGCCGCCGATGTCGCGTCGCGCCGCCCTGGCCGAACCCGTGCTCGCGTATCGTCGGCCTGGGCGGCCGCGCGGTACGGCGGGTCGCGGTATGACAGCGGGCCGTACCGTACGACGGCCGGGCGCGGCAGGCCGTGCGCGGCGGGCGGTCGAGAGGCGAGAAGGCGAGAGGGGACGAGCGCGGTGCAGGGTGCGGGGCGACGGGTGCCGCTGCCGTTGGCCGAGGACGCCGAGCGCTGGCGGAGCGTGTTCGCCGAGCGGACCGTCCTCGCCGTCGCGCACAACGTCACCTCGGCGACCCGCCTGCTCGACCTGCTCACACTCTTCGAGGGCGACCGCCGGGTCGAGACCGTCTTCACCTGCACCGGCTCGTCGGCCCTGGACAACGGAACGCTCGAACTGCTCCAGGCGCGCGGCGCGCTCGTGCTGGCCTGGAGCGAGGCGAAGCAGCGCAAGTTCGACCTGGCGATCGCCACCAGCCGCGGTGGGGACCTGTACAACCTGCACGCGCCCCTGATCGGCACGCCGCACGGGGCCGGCTACAACAAGCTGCTCGGCGGCAGCCGGGAGGCGTTCGGGCTCACCGAGGAATGGCTGATGCACGACGGCCGCGTGGTGCCGTCGGCCATCGTGCTGTCGCACGAGGAGCAGCGCGCGCGGCTCGCCGTGAGCTGCCCCGACGCCGTGCCCCTGAGCCTGGTGGCCGGCGACCCGTGCTTCGACGAGCTGGCGGCGAGCGCTCCGTTCCGGCCGGACTACCGCCACGCGCTGGGCGTCCGGCGCGGTCAGAAGCTCGTCGTGGTCTCGTCCACGTGGGGCAGGGACTCGGTGCTGGACGCCGCCGACCCCGGACGTGACGCCCTGCGGCGCGCGCTCGCGGAGCTGCCGGCCGACGAGTACCGCGTGCTCGCCGCCGTCCACCCGAACGCGTACTACGGGCACGGCGCGTGGCAACTGCACACCTGGCTCGCCCCGTTGCTCGCCTGCGGGTTGATGCTGCCGCGCCCCGACACGCAGACGTGGAAGGCCGCGCTGGTCGCCGCGGACGCGCTGTGCGGGGACGGCGGATCGGTGACGCAGTACGGCGTGTCGCTCGGCCTGCCCACCGTCCTCGGCTCCTTCGCGACGGACAAGGCGGCGCCCGGCTCGCCGATGGCGCTGCTCGCCCGGGCGGTGCCCCGGCTCTCCGCGCACCGCCCGCTCCTGCCCCAACTCGACGACGCCGCCCGCCGGCAGGCCGCGGACCCCGAACTGCCGCACCTGCGCTCCCTGGTCACCTCACGTCCGGGGCAGGCCGCCGCGCTGCTGCGCGCGCTGTTCTACCAGCGGCTCGGACTGCCCGAGCCCGCCACGCCGGCCGCCGCCCGCGCCGTGCCCGTGCCGGCGGCGCCCGGCGAACCCGCGGCCGGACCGCCCGGGGCGCGGCGCTCCCCCGTCGTGGCGCCCATGTACGTGACGGTCGGCACGGACGGCGACGCGGTCACCGTGCGCCGCTACCACGCTGCTCTTCAACGCCCCAGCCAGGAAGGCCACTTGGCGGGCGCCCAGCTCGTCGCGGACATCGACGACCCCGACACGCAGTGGCCCCGATCCGCCGACGTCCTGCTGGTGCCCGCGCGTCCGCGCGGCGGTCCGGTGCCTGCGGAGCGCGCTGCCGCCGGCGCCGAAGCGGTCGCGCGGTATCCGGGGTGCGCGCTGATCGCCACGGAGGAACGGGACGACGGGTGCGTGGCCCTGCTGCCGGGCAGCGGCACGCGGGTGCGCGCGACGTGGTCGGGGCCGCGCCCCTGGTGGGTCTCCCCGGCGATCGCGGCCTCCGTCGTGCACGAACGGCTGCTGAGCGGTCCGCGTCCGCCGTACGGCCCCGGCGCCGGCCGCCCGCCCCTGCGGGTGCGGGTCACCATCGGCGCCGACGCCGAGCCCGCGCTACTCGTGGTCACCGCCCTCTGAACCGCTTCCCGCGGAAGCCCGATCCGGGTCCGCGACCTGATCCGGGCCCATGTCCGGGCCCTGGTCCAGGTCCAGGTCCTGATCGGGCTCCGGGTCCGGGTGCTCCGCCAGGCGCCGCCGCGCCTGCTCGACCCGGTCGCTGTTGGCCGCGCGCAACAGCGCTGCCGCGTCGCTCCAGTCCGCGCGGGCCCGCCGCGCCTCGCCGCGCGCGAGCAGCAGGTCGCCCCGGGCGAGCAGGACCCCGGCGCGCTGGTAGCCGTGCCGCGGCCGGCCCAGACCCGCCACGGCCTCGTCGAACGCGGCGAGTGCCTGGTCCGGACGCCCCGCCGCCAGCAGCGCCTCGGCCAGACGGGCGCTCGCCTTGGCCGCGTTGAACGAGTCCGGCGGCGACAGCGCCAGGAACTCCGCACCCGCCGTGGCCAGTACGGCGGCGGCGTCGTCGTACCGCCCGAGCTTCGTCAGCACCGGTCCGCGGTGCAGGGCGATCAGGGCGCGGCCGCGCGGGTGGTCGACGCCGTCCAGCGCGGCCAGCGCCTCGTCCAGGTGCGCGAGCGCCTGCTCGGGCCGGCCGAGCCCGTCGGCCAGCTTCCCCAGGCCCTCCAGCGCGCTGGACCGGGTGCGCCGCCACCCCTCGGCGTCCGGCGCGGACGTCTCCGGGCGGGCGAGCGCCGGGTCGCAGAGTTCGAGCGCCTCCTCGAACTGCTCCCGGGCGGAGGCCGGATCACCCGGACCGAACCGGTCGAGGAAGGCGAACCCGAGGCCGTACCGCATCCGGGCGAGCGCCAGGAGGTTTCCGCGGACCGGGTCCTCCAGGGCG comes from Streptomyces sp. NBC_00448 and encodes:
- a CDS encoding MFS transporter; protein product: MDRKWWTLLAVCAGSFMLLLDVTIVVVALPEIQGSLGAGFAEVQWVVDAYALTLAALLLTTGSLADRYGRRRLFAFGLGVFTVGSVLCGLAQSPLMLIVSRCGQGVGGAMMYSTSLALLAHGFPRSERAVAFSVWGAVTGAAVALGPILGGALTNGLSWRWIFLVNIPVGALALVVTLGKVEESRAPRVARPDWTGFGLLTGGLVGLVYGLIRASENSWGDTAVVACLTAGAVLLVAFVIVESRVAHPMFDLSLFRTPTFVGGSIAAFTMNASLFAMFLYLVIYLQDVLGYSSLGAGLRLLIITGALLVAAAVAGRLSERVPIRLLIGPGLALVGIGLFLMAGLHGDSSWTHLVPGFVVAGVGAGLVNPPLAATAIGVVTPDRSGTASGVNSTFRQVGIATSVAVLASVLSSSLHRNLDHRLAGVPGLRGHGGQIAASVRQGDTGKVIAGARPQQRGVLAAAIRDGFAAGLDDLLVITGVVACVGAVCALVLIRSRDIITSETGEQPERPPAANSLRTVAR
- a CDS encoding Lrp/AsnC family transcriptional regulator; protein product: MEIATLDTVDRQILHALVVEPRIAFRTLAELVGVSDQTAARRYRRLRESAGLRVLGRVNGERVGWTDWLVRLRCTPGSTGAIAAALTRRVDTRWVQLASGGTEVVCVVQARTAEQRDALFLEGIPNSRRVVHISAHSLLRTFSSPTWPVFTSALTDAQLDRLPPPIAREQDDTVLALDADDEELLSHLAHDGRTSTAQLAAATGWHESSVRRRISGLCDSGVLYFDLDLDEHALGMTSNSLLWISARPDRLDETARAVARHPEAPFVAAVTGSSNLVANVVCRNERHLYDYLSGTLGRLPGIRAIEAAPLIRTVKRAGSVLRPNAT